From one Triticum urartu cultivar G1812 chromosome 3, Tu2.1, whole genome shotgun sequence genomic stretch:
- the LOC125547299 gene encoding protein FAR1-RELATED SEQUENCE 5-like — protein sequence MVQILSLIHSKKGTLSSMPYIPADVTNLRARYRRESKLADIEATIAYFDEKAKEDADFFYRIRLDDEDRVRNMYWVDDAARRAYKHFRDCISFDAMYLTNMYKMPCAPFIGINNHNQSLQFGCGLVRNKDTDGYVWLFKTFLECMDGLAPMNIITDQDFSMRAGIEEVFPLAVHRHCRWHIIKKAEETLGPFFADRPELHKAFELCVDHSLTVEEFERSWMAMTETHQTTQRSEGFNAVLKRYVSPGNSLLQFAKQYTALQQKILGSELQQEANTALKQPKLLTYLPMERQMSKIYTNKIFNKFQEEIKRASMFTAFQVDKRTFKVCSILGMSDSEPEDPDKGRNYFVTASIGEGEFYCQCCKFERDGIVCCHILKVMDVNAVTRMPRHFIRRRWTWDADDALAPQTTHAVLAVHDERPESTMEAVRHIVLTKNYAELIDESCKSDDTARVAEKHRKALKRELDEIKKRKAEEALHRFPRTSSVPSSTGSSSENSEIGSGTASTQTQVRNPPRSITKGRPREIRYKSGLEIQAKHKKTKKGAANP from the exons ATGGTGCAGATACTATCTCTCATCCACAGCAAAAAGGGGACTCTGAGTAGCATGCCGTACATACCAGCTGACGTCACAAACCTACGGGCAAGGTACCGTAGAGAGAGCAAGTTGGCAGACATAGAGGCCACAATTGCCTACTTCGATGAGAAAGCCAAAGAAGATGCAGATTTCTTCTACAGGATAAGGTTGGACGATGAGGACCGTGTCAGGAACATGTATTGGGTGGATGATGCTGCAAGGAGAGCCTACAAACATTTCCGAGATTGCATTTCATTCGACGCGATGTACCTCACCAACATGTACAAGATGCCGTGCGCTCCGTTCATAGGGATAAATAACCACAATCAGTCGTTGCAGTTCGGCTGCGGGCTCGTCCGGAACAAAGACACGGATGGGTACGTTTGGCTGTTCAAGACCTTCTTGGAGTGCATGGATGGACTTGCTCCGATGAACATAATAACGGACCAGGATTTCAGCATGCGTGCAGGCATAGAGGAGGTCTTTCCGTTGGCAGTGCACAGGCACTGTAGGTGGCACATTATAAAGAAGGCTGAGGAGACACTAGGACCGTTCTTTGCTGACCGTCCAGAGCTGCACAAGGCATTCGAACTGTGCGTGGACCACAGCTTGACGGTGGAGGAGTTTGAAAGGAGCTGGATGGCCATGACTGAAACACATCAA ACTACGCAGCGCAGCGAGGGATTCAATGCTGTTTTGAAGCGGTACGTTAGTCCTGGCAACTCATTGCTACAGTTTGCCAAGCAGTACACAGCTTTGCAACAAAAAATTCTGGGATCTGAGCTGCAGCAAGAAGCGAACACCGCGCTAAAGCAACCAAAATTGCTAACGTACTTACCGATGGAGAGGCAAATGAGCAAGATATACACCAACAAGATCTTTAACAA ATTCCAGGAAGAAATAAAGCGTGCCAGCATGTTCACGGCTTTCCAGGTGGACAAACGTACGTTCAAGGTGTGTTCTATTTTGGGCATGTCAGATTCAGAACCTGAAGACCCGGACAAAGGAAGGAACTACTTCGTCACAGCCTCGATAGGCGAAGGCGAGTTCTACTGCCAATGCTGCAAGTTCGAACGGGACGGCATTGTGTGCTGTCACATACTAAAAGTAATGGACGTGAACGCTGTGACACGGATGCCCCGACATTTCATAAGGCGGCGATGGACTTGGGACGCTGACGATGCGTTGGCGCCGCAAACAACACACGCAGTTCTGGCTGTGCATGACGAGAGACCAGAGTCAACCATGGAAGCCGTGAGGCACATTGTGCTGACAAAGAATTATGCTGAGCTAATTGATGAATCGTGCAAGAGTGATGACACAGCGAGAGTCGCAGAAAAACACAGGAAAGCACTAAAAAGAGAGCTTGATGAGATCAAGAAGAGGAAAGCCGAGGAAGCCTTACACCGGTTCCCCCGCACATCAAGCGTGCCTTCATCCACGGGGTCGTCGTCTGAAAACTCGGAGATAGGATCTGGAACAGCAAGCACACAGACCCAGGTCAGGAACCCACCCCGTTCCATCACAAAGGGTCGTCCAAGAGAGATAAGGTACAAGTCGGGATTGGAGATCCAAGCAAAACACAAGAAAACGAAGAAAGGGGCGGCCAATCCATGA